In Chitinophaga sp. HK235, a single window of DNA contains:
- a CDS encoding PP2C family serine/threonine-protein phosphatase, with amino-acid sequence MGKKYIRELFAAKNITIAGSKEQMFETFVNDEQNQRLAQQILENQQKLMDTWQYKSRLVDIQQQQVVIPNATAGKPYQARLDFRQLNWTDISWSAMEGLEEYGLQYNPQTGDIQGTPVKSGDIRLKLKFRLATAGEGTAPNEKQIPLVINPDPKSLWKDIPSDQAAPFWKPDSVAESALLGDRFVTVASKRGRSHANVGSFRDDDYAFRHFESSGWSVLAVSDGAGSAKLSREGARLACTGIVQYFEQYFNTVPSGDFDALLQQHVAGTGTDTQKKITRFVYDNLGKAAFTVHKKLEEFAANQQVSIKDLHSTLIFVLLKKYAFGYVIMSFGVGDCPIGLLNRDCSEITLMNWLDVGEFGGGTRFITMPEIFTSDKFPTRFGFKLVQDFSYLMLMTDGIYDPKFVVEANLEKIDTWKEFLADLGGKNPDNTVVPTGIASPEAARRLSAWLDFWSPGNHDDRTLMIVS; translated from the coding sequence ATGGGGAAAAAATATATCCGCGAATTGTTTGCTGCCAAAAATATTACCATCGCCGGCAGCAAGGAACAAATGTTCGAGACATTTGTGAATGATGAACAGAACCAGCGTCTGGCTCAACAGATACTGGAAAATCAGCAAAAACTCATGGACACATGGCAATATAAATCCAGGCTGGTGGATATACAGCAGCAACAGGTGGTCATCCCGAATGCCACGGCCGGCAAGCCTTATCAGGCCCGGCTGGACTTCCGGCAGCTCAACTGGACAGATATCTCCTGGTCGGCCATGGAAGGGCTGGAGGAATACGGTCTGCAATACAATCCTCAGACCGGTGATATTCAGGGTACGCCTGTTAAAAGCGGTGATATCCGCCTGAAACTGAAGTTCCGCCTGGCGACAGCAGGAGAGGGCACTGCACCCAATGAAAAGCAGATCCCGCTGGTGATCAATCCCGATCCTAAGTCGTTATGGAAGGATATTCCAAGCGATCAGGCAGCACCTTTCTGGAAGCCGGACAGTGTGGCCGAATCAGCCCTGCTGGGCGATCGTTTTGTGACAGTGGCCTCCAAACGGGGCCGCAGCCACGCTAATGTGGGTTCTTTCCGGGATGATGACTACGCCTTCCGGCATTTTGAGTCTTCAGGCTGGAGTGTGCTGGCAGTGTCCGACGGAGCCGGCAGTGCTAAACTGTCGAGAGAAGGGGCCCGCCTGGCCTGTACCGGTATTGTGCAATACTTTGAACAGTATTTTAATACCGTCCCCTCCGGTGATTTTGATGCCCTGCTGCAGCAACATGTGGCGGGTACCGGCACCGACACACAGAAAAAAATTACCCGTTTTGTATACGACAACCTGGGCAAAGCCGCTTTTACCGTCCATAAAAAACTGGAAGAATTTGCTGCCAATCAACAGGTTTCGATAAAAGATCTTCATTCCACCCTTATATTTGTGCTGCTGAAGAAATATGCTTTTGGCTATGTCATTATGAGCTTTGGAGTAGGAGACTGCCCTATCGGGCTGCTCAACAGGGACTGTTCAGAGATCACGCTGATGAACTGGCTCGACGTAGGAGAATTTGGCGGCGGTACCCGGTTCATTACTATGCCGGAAATCTTTACAAGCGATAAATTCCCCACGCGCTTTGGTTTTAAACTGGTGCAGGACTTCTCTTACCTGATGCTGATGACAGACGGTATCTACGATCCTAAATTCGTGGTGGAAGCCAACCTGGAGAAAATCGACACCTGGAAAGAGTTCCTGGCCGACCTGGGCGGAAAAAATCCGGACAACACAGTGGTACCAACAGGTATCGCCAGTCCTGAAGCCGCCAGACGCCTGTCTGCCTGGCTCGACTTCTGGAGCCCGGGCAACCACGACGACAGAACTTTGATGATCGTCAGCTAA
- a CDS encoding TerY-C metal binding domain-containing protein: protein MRRLPIYFLIDVSESMVGEPIQQVEEGLSQIIQALKADPYAIETVWVSIIVFAGQAKTLVPLQEIINFYPPRFPIGGGTSLSKGLGHLMYELRKNQVKTTYEQKGDWKPIVFLFSDGVPTDDTQPAIAEWKQQWQRTANMVAISFGNEADIHVLKELTENILHFKNNNAAAYKQFFKWVTDSIKTSSESVEKNSSGFELSKIYDNDTLSKIDLSKPIPPQQYTDSNYAVLVGKCQNMNRHYLMKYRRSEEEAKIYGMDFNRLSYRLVGAFQVDNSYKELSDETAGPSRINSDELIGSPTCPCCGNQVAFAMCVCGQIHCIGEEHISTCPWCGNKGTYGIGEGGFDVNRAQG from the coding sequence ATGAGAAGACTGCCCATTTATTTTCTGATAGATGTCTCCGAATCCATGGTAGGAGAGCCCATACAGCAGGTCGAAGAAGGTCTGTCGCAGATCATTCAGGCCCTGAAAGCAGACCCCTACGCTATTGAAACCGTCTGGGTTTCCATCATCGTCTTCGCAGGACAGGCCAAAACCCTGGTGCCGCTGCAGGAGATCATTAATTTTTACCCACCCCGCTTCCCGATTGGTGGCGGCACTTCCCTGAGCAAAGGGTTGGGACACCTGATGTATGAACTGAGAAAGAACCAGGTGAAAACTACCTACGAACAGAAAGGAGACTGGAAGCCCATCGTATTCCTCTTCTCCGACGGTGTGCCTACGGATGATACCCAACCCGCCATCGCAGAATGGAAGCAGCAGTGGCAGCGGACCGCCAATATGGTGGCCATTTCCTTCGGTAACGAAGCAGATATTCATGTGCTGAAGGAGCTGACAGAAAATATTCTTCATTTCAAAAATAATAATGCTGCCGCTTACAAACAGTTCTTCAAATGGGTAACGGATTCTATTAAAACCAGCAGTGAAAGCGTGGAGAAAAACAGCTCCGGCTTCGAGCTGTCTAAAATATACGACAACGATACCCTTAGTAAAATAGACCTTTCCAAACCGATACCACCACAACAGTATACCGATAGCAATTATGCGGTGCTGGTGGGTAAATGCCAGAACATGAACCGTCATTACCTCATGAAATACCGGCGTTCGGAAGAGGAAGCGAAAATTTATGGCATGGACTTCAACAGGCTGTCGTACCGGCTGGTAGGCGCTTTCCAGGTAGACAATTCCTATAAGGAGCTGTCTGATGAAACAGCCGGTCCTTCCCGGATCAACAGCGATGAGCTGATCGGCAGCCCCACCTGTCCCTGCTGCGGCAACCAGGTAGCTTTTGCCATGTGTGTTTGCGGCCAGATCCACTGTATCGGGGAAGAGCATATCAGCACCTGTCCCTGGTGTGGCAACAAAGGTACCTATGGCATCGGTGAAGGAGGTTTCGATGTGAACCGCGCCCAGGGCTAA
- a CDS encoding AIM24 family protein: MNVKLIGHDFKSLQVELFHNEKFYCEKGALIYYEEGINSSINVFDKGVAGMLKRKLTGESIFQVELCNTNVNPKKLMVAGRVGMLPVNLKNLPGGIICKAGYYVASSDKIDIDVKMNLTSLIGGTGLIMQKITGYCTVFLDVIGTVVTLDLVAGQTVFVDEKSFICMNADMQNRMSSHFSGSNMLGGEGLTMLKITGPGTVYVTSVNFR; this comes from the coding sequence ATGAACGTAAAACTTATAGGGCACGATTTTAAAAGCCTGCAGGTAGAACTGTTTCACAACGAAAAATTCTATTGTGAGAAAGGAGCCCTGATCTATTATGAGGAAGGTATCAATTCCTCCATCAATGTTTTTGACAAAGGTGTGGCCGGTATGCTCAAAAGAAAACTGACCGGTGAAAGTATCTTTCAGGTAGAGCTTTGCAACACCAACGTTAATCCGAAAAAACTCATGGTGGCCGGCAGGGTAGGCATGCTGCCGGTCAACCTCAAAAACCTGCCCGGCGGTATTATCTGTAAAGCCGGCTACTATGTGGCTTCTTCAGATAAGATAGACATAGACGTGAAAATGAACCTCACCTCTCTGATCGGTGGGACCGGTTTGATCATGCAGAAAATAACCGGTTACTGCACCGTTTTCCTCGATGTGATAGGTACCGTTGTAACGCTGGACCTGGTAGCCGGACAAACTGTTTTTGTGGATGAAAAAAGTTTTATCTGTATGAATGCCGATATGCAGAACAGAATGTCTTCCCACTTCTCCGGTAGCAATATGCTGGGAGGGGAAGGTCTTACCATGCTCAAAATCACAGGGCCTGGTACGGTATATGTCACCTCCGTAAACTTCCGATAA
- a CDS encoding VWA domain-containing protein produces the protein MRRLPVYFLLDTSGSMYGEPIQALNNALSGMVSNLRMDAHALDSLWLSIITFDREVKELMPLTELVSFQLPEITCPQSGPTHTGAGLDFLYHRVVKDVQRGTPTQKGDWRPLLFIFTDGKPSDQQLYREMIPKIKGLNFGAIVGCAAGKAADNDMLKELTETVVHLDTADSATLRQFFKWVSDTIEQGNKSMGTTEQVTLPPPPQEVNLVI, from the coding sequence ATGCGACGACTACCGGTATATTTTCTGCTGGACACCTCCGGTTCCATGTATGGAGAGCCCATACAGGCATTAAACAATGCCCTGAGCGGAATGGTCAGCAACCTGCGTATGGATGCCCATGCACTGGACTCTCTGTGGCTCAGTATCATCACCTTTGACAGAGAAGTGAAGGAGCTGATGCCCCTCACTGAACTGGTCAGTTTTCAGCTGCCGGAAATAACCTGTCCTCAGAGCGGTCCCACACATACCGGCGCAGGACTCGATTTTCTCTACCACAGGGTTGTAAAAGATGTACAACGCGGAACGCCCACCCAGAAAGGAGACTGGCGTCCGCTGCTGTTCATTTTTACAGATGGAAAACCATCTGATCAGCAGCTGTACCGGGAAATGATCCCTAAAATAAAAGGCCTCAATTTCGGCGCTATCGTAGGATGCGCCGCAGGCAAGGCCGCCGACAACGATATGCTCAAGGAATTGACGGAGACGGTCGTTCATCTGGACACCGCCGACAGCGCCACGCTGCGCCAGTTCTTTAAATGGGTGTCAGACACCATCGAACAAGGAAATAAAAGTATGGGCACAACGGAACAGGTTACCCTGCCGCCACCGCCCCAGGAAGTGAATTTAGTTATCTGA
- a CDS encoding VWA domain-containing protein: protein MRRLPVYLLLDTSGSMSGEPIEAVKNGVQVMISALRQNPQAIETAFISIITFDSTAKQVVPLTDLASFQMVDIRATGTTVLGEALQLVSSCMDREVAKTTTEQKGDWKPLVFIMTDGVPTDNWQSGLTAFRQRKTAYTVACAAGHSADTSVLKQITENVVSLDTADSQSISRFFAWVTASIGVSSTRVEDSGKEVSGLHELPPPPSELNIVV, encoded by the coding sequence ATGAGAAGACTACCCGTTTACCTCCTGCTGGACACTTCCGGCTCTATGAGCGGAGAGCCCATCGAGGCTGTAAAAAATGGTGTGCAGGTAATGATCAGTGCATTACGACAAAACCCGCAGGCCATCGAAACCGCGTTCATCAGCATCATTACTTTTGATAGTACTGCCAAACAGGTAGTACCGCTGACAGATCTGGCTTCTTTCCAGATGGTGGATATCCGCGCTACCGGCACCACCGTGCTGGGAGAGGCTTTGCAGCTGGTCAGCTCCTGTATGGACAGAGAAGTGGCCAAAACCACCACAGAACAGAAAGGCGACTGGAAACCACTGGTGTTTATTATGACAGATGGTGTGCCAACTGATAACTGGCAAAGCGGTCTGACTGCTTTCCGTCAGCGTAAAACAGCTTATACGGTAGCCTGCGCCGCAGGTCACAGTGCTGATACCTCTGTGCTGAAACAAATCACGGAAAATGTGGTGAGCCTCGATACTGCTGATAGTCAGAGCATCTCCCGCTTTTTCGCCTGGGTGACCGCTTCCATCGGCGTCAGTTCTACCCGCGTGGAAGACTCCGGAAAAGAAGTGAGCGGCCTGCACGAACTGCCGCCACCGCCTTCAGAACTGAATATTGTAGTGTGA